A single window of Anopheles moucheti chromosome 2, idAnoMoucSN_F20_07, whole genome shotgun sequence DNA harbors:
- the LOC128309598 gene encoding zinc finger protein 418-like, whose product MHLLREHMMDNEASMKCLPVIIDSPSDVAMKRCSADEKSGKASFNGSSKPKDQNSGNELKLVMEPQNPSPTKYFDINGVPLRKGLENGSLEQNSDTDHQEKRGSKVSITCCNCEKTFTSRAAYELHYRKTYEQDPVYVCTVCGKRIKQYRAYQLHSYRHSANQRFSCPDCSKTFHQKSDLTRHQNIHQPNNGSGSSKDRSSKNEEVKLQAIPCPRCDAIFATQAEFKEHSRKLHRTPKQLVDCPDCGKSLSTGSLYSHRKIHSESPKFSCPECGRTFVQKINLIQHHKTHLGDRPFQCGQCDKAFCEKAHLQRHLNYHSEERPYRCELCGKCYKTERCLKVHSAVHNNERPFVCPECNKGFLSSSKLRQHSNIHSGLRPFKCKYCTRDFTNFPNWLKHIRRRHKVDHRTGEKLDSVPKFMTKKKGGEGVRKKEPSEPRTSGLDRSKKRTVKMPIIALPDVLKDESLPYFSESSNIDLNLVCKDDLLQPLADEIEDIFQCLPSDESKLSIPEPLEQLCNSSVSDEQQKRLGSSSLLSPEEDCDFIIRSPIEHPDVSTDLIKHELPSNVLSSCEKETFTGPLLYDTHLSILPTMAAFCNSEEQQFRLINPHFIHLTSSTTFLGGSSRMSPDNSSVPVSIGE is encoded by the exons ATGCATCTATTGCGTGAACACATGATGGACAATGAAGCTAGTATGAAGTGCTTACCGGTAATAATCGATTCGCCATCCGATGTCGCGATGAAGCGTTGTTCGGCAGATGAAAAATCCGGAAAAGCGTCCTTCAATGGCAGCAGTAAGCCAAAGGACCAAAATAGTG GTAACGAGTTGAAGTTGGTAATGGAACCTCAAAATCCTTCACCCACGAAGTATTTCGACATCAACGGTGTACCACTGCGCAAGGGATTGGAAAATGGTAGCCTTGAACAAAACTCCGACACGGACCATCAAGAAAAACGAGGAAGTAAAGTGAGCATAACGTGTTGCAACTGTGAGAAAACATTTACTTCCAGAGCGGCATATGAGCTGCATTACCGCAAAACCTATGAGCAGGATCCGGTTTATGTGTGTACAGTGTGTGGCAAGCGCATCAAACAGTATAGGGCGTATCAGCTACACAGTTACCGGCACAGCGCAAACCAACGATTTAGCTGTCCAGATTGCTCTAAAACGTTCCACCAAAAGTCGGATCTCACTCGTCACCAAAACATCCATCAACCCAACAACGGATCTGGATCCTCGAAGGATCGCAGTTCGAAAAATGAGGAAGTAAAGCTGCAAGCAATACCCTGCCCAAGGTGTGATGCGATCTTTGCAACACAAGCTGAATTTAAGGAACACTCCAGAAAGCTTCATAGAACCCCAAAACAGTTGGTAGACTGTCCGGACTGTGGAAA ATCTCTTTCTACCGGAAGCCTCTACTCTCATCGCAAGATACACTCCGAAAGTCCAAAGTTTTCCTGCCCTGAATGTGGACGTACGTTTGTGCAGAAAATTAACCTCATTCAGCACCACAAAACGCACCTGGGCGACCGTCCCTTCCAGTGTGGCCAGTGTGATAAAGCATTCTGTGAAAAGGCGCACCTTCAACGTCACCTTAACTATCATTCGGAAGAGCGACCGTACCGCTGTGAGCTGTGTGgcaaatgttacaaaacggAACGCTGCCTAAAGGTGCACTCGGCCGTCCACAATAACGAGCGTCCGTTCGTTTGTCCCGAGTGTAACAAAGGGTTTCTCAGCAGCTCTAAGCTGCGCCAGCACAGCAACATCCATTCCGGGTTGCGACCGTTCAAGTGCAAGTATTGCACGCGGGATTTCACCAACTTTCCCAACTGGCTCAAGCACATCCGGCGCCGGCACAAGGTAGACCATCGTACCGGCGAAAAGTTGGACAGTGTGCCAAAGTTTATGACAAAGAAAAAGGGCGGCGAAGGCGTGCGCAAAAAGGAACCTTCTGAACCCCGAACGTCTGGGTTGGACAGGTCGAAAAAGCGCACGGTTAAAATGCCGATCATAGCTCTGCCGGATGTGCTGAAGGATGAGTCGCTACCATACTTTAGTGAAAGCTCCAACATCGATCTCAACTTAGTATGTAAGGATGATCTTCTGCAGCCGCTTGCGGACGAAATTGAGGACATATTTCAGTGTTTACCGTCTGACGAGTCGAAGCTAAGCATTCCGGAACCGTTGGAGCAGCTATGCAACTCGAGCGTTTCAGACGAACAACAGAAGCGTTTGGGAAGTAGCAGCTTGCTGTCGCCGGAAGAGGATTGTGATTTTATTATTAGAAGCCCAATCGAGCATCCAGACGTGTCTACAGATCTCATTAAGCATG aactTCCCAGCAACGTATTGTCCAGTTGCGAGAAAGAAACATTCACCGGGCCTTTGCTGTACGATACTCATCTGTCTATTCTGCCAACAATGGCAGCTTTCTGCAACAGCGAAGAACAGCAGTTCCGGCTTATAAATCCTCATTTCATACACCTAACTAGTAGTACAACATTTCTTGGTGGAAGTTCCAGGATGTCACCGGACAACAGCTCTGTGCCGGTTTCCATCGGTGAATGA
- the LOC128297852 gene encoding uncharacterized protein LOC128297852, translated as MARFQLLPMLTVVFGAGVLTAVSAALVTNDVHLPEEQNTRRHHSYQKDGQPHMKASYLESVTTSPPFQLEHQQTEKDAREFVANMTDADMLVPSWCKECNATMMHYCRTSRFINDHCCCEYSHDGEKLPQIPHTCHRQLQGDCEVNAGSCGKYRVIKECCCDRATKQEYKKKLSAGSSIGPTRILLLLLVLACAFTCCALLHLYN; from the exons ATGGCGCGATTCCAACTGCTGCCAATGTTGACGGTAGTTTTCGGGGCTGGAGTGTTGACTGCGGTTTCGGCCGCCTTGGTAACGAACGATGTGCATCTTCCGGAGGAACAGAACACCCGTCGCCATCATTCGTACCAGAAAGATGGACAACCGCACATGAAGGCATCGTATCTGGAGTCGGTCACAACTAGCCCACCCTTTCAGCTGGAACACCAGCAAACGGAAAAGGACGCACGCGAGTTTGTGGCCAACATGACCGATGCCGATATGCTTGTCCCGAGCTGGTGCAAGGAGTGCAATGCCACCATGATGCATTATTGCCGCACGTCTCGATTCATAAACGATCACTGTTGCTGTGAATATTCGCACGACGGAG AGAAACTGCCACAGATTCCCCACACCTGCCATCGCCAGTTGCAAGGGGATTGCGAGGTGAACGCCGGATCATGCGGAAAGTATCGCGTGATCAAAGAGTGCTGCTGCGATCGGGCAACGAAGCAGGAGT ATAAAAAGAAACTCTCAGCCGGGTCCAGTATTGGACCAACCAGgattttgctgttgcttcttgTACTAGCCTGTGCCTTCACCTGTTGCGCTCTACTGCATCTGTACAATTAG